From a single Okeanomitos corallinicola TIOX110 genomic region:
- a CDS encoding GNAT family N-acetyltransferase, giving the protein MYKYQDFTIRNLQPSDYQIILNIIQTIRLEYGVILPEEYDQDMQTYTAVEKYYLETGGLFWVVEKENKILGTAAFYPYKAVETGAEIKKIYLLPEARGKGLGKLLLHQLELEIANRKYSSIWIKTISLFQEATSLYENSGYIKFLDIETPKNGYIYYKNISNQNPENCIFTPKPINQKIL; this is encoded by the coding sequence ATGTATAAATACCAAGATTTTACAATTCGTAACCTACAACCAAGTGATTACCAAATAATCCTAAATATAATTCAAACTATTAGATTAGAATATGGTGTAATTCTTCCTGAAGAATATGATCAAGATATGCAAACTTACACAGCAGTAGAAAAATATTATCTAGAAACAGGTGGATTATTTTGGGTAGTAGAAAAAGAAAATAAAATTTTAGGTACTGCCGCATTTTATCCATATAAAGCAGTAGAAACAGGCGCGGAAATTAAAAAAATCTACCTATTACCGGAAGCAAGAGGTAAAGGTTTAGGAAAATTATTATTACATCAATTAGAACTAGAAATTGCAAATAGAAAATATTCAAGTATTTGGATTAAAACTATTAGTCTTTTTCAAGAAGCTACTTCACTATATGAAAATAGTGGATACATTAAATTTCTAGATATAGAAACACCTAAAAATGGATATATTTACTATAAAAACATCTCTAATCAAAATCCTGAAAACTGCATATTTACCCCCAAACCCATAAATCAAAAAATCCTGTAA